The proteins below are encoded in one region of Cystobacter fuscus DSM 2262:
- a CDS encoding DUF4832 domain-containing protein produces the protein MSLSPPRALALTLSVALATSTSAPAASGAWEGQTYNANAPGLESNPLKGFVPFGAATNNVPYSMEWYYLPLNSLMTGGNSSSGTYSYNWAGLDSAMAAAASRGNQIVFRIYLDYPSQAVATPQFLINEGLPMRSYSDYGNSSSKAPDWNNGNLIKALESFIGALGQHIDGDARVAYVTAGLYGYWGEWHTYPQDSDTSDGKPNWEMSQANKDRLLARYKSAFTRTHVLVRDPLASSTYKNDFGYHDDSFAYETLPGVSWHFWPKMQSAGLTENWRRRPMGGEQRPEMQSTMWNSWPNPVEYYYGTPTENEETAIKTTHATWLLNNWMFNNALSSTQRNNALRAQKLLGYELFVSSVRLPNPTTSTQLSVDINLENRGVAPFYYDWKLEFIVLNASNTVVKTLGTTQVNLPGIQPGSAASTKSFSAAHGLSAGTGYKLLMRVVNPLSNGKPVSFANAKQGQDRGGWLTLGSFDVTM, from the coding sequence ATGTCGCTGTCCCCGCCGCGCGCCCTCGCGCTCACGCTTTCGGTGGCGCTCGCCACCTCCACCTCCGCCCCCGCGGCCTCGGGCGCATGGGAAGGCCAGACCTACAACGCGAACGCACCGGGGCTCGAGTCCAATCCCCTCAAGGGCTTCGTGCCGTTCGGAGCGGCCACCAATAACGTCCCGTACAGCATGGAGTGGTATTACCTGCCATTGAATTCACTGATGACGGGAGGCAACTCCTCGTCGGGGACCTACTCGTATAACTGGGCCGGGCTCGACAGTGCGATGGCCGCGGCGGCCAGCCGGGGCAATCAGATTGTCTTTCGCATCTACCTCGACTACCCGAGCCAGGCCGTGGCCACGCCCCAGTTCCTCATCAACGAGGGCCTGCCCATGCGATCCTACTCAGACTATGGAAACTCGAGCAGCAAGGCGCCGGATTGGAATAACGGCAATCTGATCAAGGCGCTGGAGTCTTTCATTGGCGCGCTCGGCCAACACATCGACGGGGATGCGCGGGTCGCCTACGTGACGGCGGGCCTGTATGGGTACTGGGGCGAGTGGCACACCTACCCGCAGGACTCGGACACGTCCGATGGCAAGCCGAACTGGGAGATGTCCCAGGCGAACAAGGATCGGCTGCTGGCTCGGTACAAGTCCGCCTTCACCCGGACTCACGTGCTGGTGCGCGACCCGTTGGCCAGCTCGACCTACAAGAATGACTTCGGCTACCACGATGACTCGTTCGCCTATGAGACGCTGCCAGGCGTGAGCTGGCACTTCTGGCCCAAGATGCAGAGCGCCGGCCTCACGGAGAACTGGCGCCGCCGACCGATGGGGGGAGAGCAGCGGCCGGAGATGCAGTCCACGATGTGGAACAGCTGGCCCAACCCGGTGGAGTACTACTACGGCACGCCCACCGAGAACGAAGAGACCGCGATCAAGACCACTCATGCCACGTGGCTGCTCAACAACTGGATGTTCAACAACGCGCTGAGCTCCACGCAGAGGAACAATGCCCTCCGGGCGCAGAAGCTGCTGGGATACGAGCTGTTCGTCTCCTCGGTCCGGCTGCCCAATCCCACGACCTCCACCCAGCTGTCCGTGGACATCAACCTCGAGAACCGGGGGGTCGCCCCCTTCTATTATGACTGGAAGTTGGAGTTCATCGTCTTGAACGCGTCCAACACCGTGGTGAAGACCCTGGGGACGACCCAGGTGAACCTGCCCGGAATCCAGCCTGGAAGCGCGGCCTCCACGAAGAGCTTCAGTGCGGCCCACGGGCTGAGCGCGGGCACCGGCTACAAGCTGCTCATGCGGGTCGTGAATCCGTTGTCCAATGGCAAGCCCGTCAGCTTCGCCAATGCGAAGCAGGGCCAGGACCGGGGGGGCTGGTTGACGTTGGGCTCCTTCGACGTGACGATGTAA
- a CDS encoding ABC transporter substrate-binding protein, whose product MSPTPPLSTRRTAGLLAALLLAAPGCKREQPEAPGATAPAKAPSGGKIALLLPESKTARYESHDRPHFERRVKELCADCEVLYSNADQSVAKQQDQAEAALVNGAKVLVLDPVDSGAAAAIVARARQSKVAVLSYERLVLNADVDYYISFDNEQVGRLQGQALVDKLKADGKTQGTLVMLHGAPTDDSSRFYKSGAHGIIDGSGLTVGAEYDTPDWSPDKAQQQMEQAITRLGKDKIIGVYSANDGMAGGAIAAMKAAGMDPLPPVTGQDAELTAVQRILTGEQYMTVYLAIKLEAGIAAEVAVALLRGEKPPAERINGKVNNGTKDVPSILLTPVAVTKENVKSTVLADKFWTAAQLCEGSYASACASAQLTP is encoded by the coding sequence ATGAGCCCAACCCCCCCCCTGTCCACCCGCCGCACCGCGGGCCTGCTCGCCGCACTGCTGCTCGCGGCTCCCGGATGCAAGCGCGAGCAGCCCGAGGCGCCGGGCGCCACGGCCCCGGCCAAGGCCCCCTCGGGCGGGAAGATCGCCCTGCTGCTGCCGGAGTCCAAGACGGCACGTTACGAGAGCCATGATCGGCCGCACTTCGAGCGTCGCGTGAAGGAGCTGTGCGCGGACTGCGAGGTGCTCTACAGCAACGCCGACCAGAGCGTCGCCAAGCAGCAGGACCAGGCCGAAGCCGCCCTGGTCAACGGCGCCAAGGTGCTCGTGCTGGATCCCGTGGACTCCGGCGCCGCGGCGGCCATCGTCGCGCGCGCCCGCCAGTCGAAGGTGGCGGTGCTCAGCTACGAGCGCCTCGTCCTCAACGCGGACGTGGACTACTACATCTCCTTCGACAACGAGCAGGTGGGCAGGCTGCAGGGCCAGGCCCTGGTGGACAAGCTCAAGGCGGACGGCAAGACGCAGGGCACCCTCGTGATGCTCCACGGTGCGCCCACCGACGACAGCTCCCGGTTCTACAAGTCCGGCGCCCACGGCATCATCGATGGCAGCGGGCTCACGGTGGGCGCCGAGTACGACACCCCGGACTGGAGCCCCGACAAGGCGCAGCAGCAGATGGAGCAGGCCATCACCCGGCTCGGCAAGGACAAGATCATCGGCGTGTACTCGGCCAACGACGGCATGGCCGGTGGAGCCATCGCGGCGATGAAGGCCGCGGGAATGGACCCCCTGCCCCCCGTGACGGGCCAGGACGCGGAGCTGACGGCCGTCCAGCGCATCCTCACGGGCGAGCAGTACATGACGGTCTACCTGGCCATCAAGCTCGAGGCGGGGATCGCCGCCGAGGTGGCCGTGGCGCTGCTGCGCGGCGAGAAGCCACCGGCCGAGCGCATCAACGGCAAGGTGAACAACGGAACCAAGGACGTGCCCTCCATCCTGCTGACCCCCGTGGCCGTCACCAAGGAGAACGTGAAGAGCACGGTGCTCGCCGACAAGTTCTGGACGGCCGCGCAGCTGTGCGAGGGCTCGTACGCGAGCGCCTGCGCCAGCGCGCAGCTCACTCCCTGA
- a CDS encoding NADP-dependent oxidoreductase: MNTTNHQFRLAARPVGMPKREDWNYTEEPVREPGDGELLVKVLYLSLDPAMRGWMNEGKSYIPPVAIGEVMRAGGAGRVVSSKHPGFVAGDYVIGHFGVQEYALSNGKDVAKVDPRVAPLPVHLGTLGMPGLTAYFGLLDIGKPKPGDTVVVSGAAGAVGTVVGQIAKLKGCRVVGIAGGADKCRYIVDELGFDAAIDYKSEDVKSALRTHCPKGVDVYFDNVGGDILDAVLTRLARGARIVICGAISQYNNTGPVKGPANYMSLLVNRASMTGMVVFDYAERYGEAVREMAGWRAAGKLKSREDIVQGLQTFPDTLLKLFKGENTGKLVLQVAKE; the protein is encoded by the coding sequence ATGAACACCACCAATCATCAATTCCGCCTCGCCGCTCGTCCGGTGGGCATGCCGAAGCGCGAGGACTGGAACTACACCGAGGAGCCTGTTCGCGAGCCGGGGGACGGCGAGCTGCTGGTCAAGGTGCTCTACCTCTCGCTCGACCCGGCCATGCGCGGATGGATGAACGAGGGCAAGTCCTATATCCCGCCCGTGGCCATCGGCGAGGTGATGCGCGCCGGAGGCGCGGGCCGGGTCGTCTCCAGCAAGCACCCTGGATTCGTGGCGGGTGACTACGTCATCGGCCACTTCGGCGTGCAGGAGTACGCCCTCTCCAATGGGAAGGACGTCGCCAAGGTCGACCCGCGGGTAGCTCCGCTGCCGGTCCATCTTGGCACCCTCGGCATGCCCGGCTTGACGGCCTATTTCGGCCTGCTCGACATCGGCAAGCCGAAGCCGGGGGACACCGTCGTCGTCTCGGGGGCGGCCGGTGCCGTGGGCACGGTGGTCGGGCAGATCGCCAAGCTCAAGGGATGCCGCGTCGTGGGCATCGCCGGCGGGGCCGACAAGTGCCGGTACATCGTGGACGAGCTCGGCTTCGACGCCGCCATCGACTACAAGTCCGAGGACGTCAAGAGCGCGCTGCGCACGCACTGCCCCAAGGGCGTGGACGTCTACTTCGACAACGTCGGCGGTGACATCCTCGATGCGGTGCTCACCCGGCTCGCGCGCGGCGCGCGTATCGTCATCTGCGGTGCCATCTCGCAGTACAACAACACGGGTCCGGTGAAGGGTCCGGCCAACTACATGTCCCTGCTGGTCAATCGCGCCAGCATGACGGGCATGGTGGTGTTCGACTACGCCGAGCGCTACGGCGAGGCGGTGCGCGAGATGGCCGGCTGGAGGGCCGCCGGCAAGCTCAAGTCGCGCGAGGACATCGTCCAGGGTCTGCAGACCTTCCCCGACACCCTGCTGAAGCTCTTCAAGGGCGAGAACACGGGCAAGCTCGTGCTCCAGGTCGCCAAGGAGTAG
- a CDS encoding thiol-disulfide oxidoreductase DCC family protein, protein MRALCVLYDETCGFCVSCARWLEAQSTWVALECLASGGEEAARRFPELRRSGGREELLVVDDEGGVYRDTQAWLMVLWALEDYREWALRLSSPALMPLARNAFELLSSNRRRLSGWLHLEDEAVRQHLAREAGPPGAPKCGPDDAACRLPSLERCGGCGQPLVRGREFCPHCLAEVVARG, encoded by the coding sequence ATGCGAGCCCTCTGCGTGCTGTATGACGAGACATGTGGCTTCTGTGTGAGCTGCGCGCGGTGGTTGGAGGCGCAGTCCACGTGGGTCGCGCTCGAGTGCCTCGCCTCGGGAGGCGAGGAGGCGGCGCGGCGCTTTCCCGAGCTGCGGCGCTCTGGCGGCCGGGAGGAACTGCTCGTGGTGGATGACGAGGGGGGCGTCTACCGGGACACCCAGGCATGGCTGATGGTGCTCTGGGCGTTGGAGGACTACCGGGAGTGGGCGCTGCGGCTGTCGAGCCCCGCGCTGATGCCGCTGGCGCGCAACGCCTTCGAGCTGCTCTCCAGCAACCGCCGGAGGTTGTCCGGCTGGTTGCACCTGGAGGACGAGGCGGTGCGCCAGCACCTGGCGCGCGAGGCGGGGCCGCCGGGTGCGCCCAAATGCGGCCCGGACGACGCGGCCTGCCGCCTGCCCTCGCTGGAGCGATGCGGCGGCTGCGGCCAACCCCTGGTGAGGGGCCGCGAGTTCTGCCCGCACTGTCTCGCGGAGGTGGTGGCGCGGGGGTAA